DNA sequence from the Leishmania panamensis strain MHOM/PA/94/PSC-1 chromosome 17 sequence genome:
AGCGATGGAGACAGCAATGGCAGGACGCAGCTCGTCGACTCGATCAGTCGATTCGCGAGATGCCACGCAAAACCGGCAAAACAATCAAATTTGGCGAGTCCAGTACTGACAGCGAAGATTCATCGGCGCCTCCTTCTGCCGTTGCTCCGATCACTGCGCTGGATACAAGTCGAGCTGAGAAGACAGTGAACCCACTCGCGCCCACCTCGGAGAGCTCCTACGCGCTACAGTATCAGGCGGACATGGTGCGGCaggcggtggagagggatatgagccgcctctgctggAATGTTCCCCCCTTTCACGACCAGGAATCGAAGGAGGTAGTAGCGGATATTCTGCTCAAGTACAGTCTGATGGAGAACAGGGACTACATGCAGGGATTGCATGAGATTGTGGCGTTCCTCTACTATGCTTGTCATCGTGACAAGGCCGTGGGCGAACGTTTCGGGCGAGAGCACCCGGCGCTGCGCTCGGCCGCTTTCTTTGACTTGTTTGAGCTCGTCTACGCTGATCTGCCAGCTGCAGTGTATGTCCTCTTTCGGCGGATCATGAGCGATGAAGACGGCGGCATATTCCTCGCCAAGTGGTACTACCTCCGTGATCAACGGAGTCAGAGTGGGGTGCTGTTGGCGTGCGAACGGGTGCAGCAAGACCTGCTCACACGCGTGGATCCGGGTCTGCAGCACTTGCTAGACGCCGTGTACGGCATTCAAAGCGTCGTGTATCTCGTGCGCtggctgcgcctcctctttttgCGGGAGTTTCCGCTGGAACAATCGTTACGGGTCTGGACCGCGGTGTTCTGCGAGCGCTACGTTATtgtggaggagcagaaagCCCCATTTGTACTGGACAACAGCATCGCTCTGTACTTCGCTGCGCAGATGCTCCGACATGTGCGCGACGAGTTGGTCATCGACGCTGGAGGTGCACTCCAGGTGCTAATGAAGTACCCTCCCACCGATCATGTCGACGACATGCTGTACGCAGCTGCCATGAGTAACTGTgactcacctctctctcgccacgCGAAGGCGCCGCGGCTTATGGACCCGAAAGATGCACCCGTACTGCCGGCGGAGGTGACGTTGCACCAAGGCGAAGTACTGTCACGCGTTATTGGCAGCCTCGAACAGTACTGGGTGTGCGGCGCCAACGCAACAGCGCAACAGCAAGAGCTGACCACGGAGATGTACACCGAGTCCCTCGCCCGGCTTAAAAAGGTGCGCGACG
Encoded proteins:
- a CDS encoding hypothetical protein (TriTrypDB/GeneDB-style sysID: LpmP.17.1420); protein product: MNDLSFFVLQHQKRTLTAQLLRDTLDFAKPHAEEGVLFSWRWHFFLGTLPLPADDDVQLLDSRAACKRWRQQWQDAARRLDQSIREMPRKTGKTIKFGESSTDSEDSSAPPSAVAPITALDTSRAEKTVNPLAPTSESSYALQYQADMVRQAVERDMSRLCWNVPPFHDQESKEVVADILLKYSLMENRDYMQGLHEIVAFLYYACHRDKAVGERFGREHPALRSAAFFDLFELVYADLPAAVYVLFRRIMSDEDGGIFLAKWYYLRDQRSQSGVLLACERVQQDLLTRVDPGLQHLLDAVYGIQSVVYLVRWLRLLFLREFPLEQSLRVWTAVFCERYVIVEEQKAPFVLDNSIALYFAAQMLRHVRDELVIDAGGALQVLMKYPPTDHVDDMLYAAAMSNCDSPLSRHAKAPRLMDPKDAPVLPAEVTLHQGEVLSRVIGSLEQYWVCGANATAQQQELTTEMYTESLARLKKVRDVLLYGMGD